A region of [Bacteroides] pectinophilus DNA encodes the following proteins:
- a CDS encoding S8 family serine peptidase, which produces MNDQKIENLLNASLSVTSDERAKSVNLETGYNPSTRIWEIIVMYSSTKEAFAGVLAGYDNLSVIWLLGRFAIINTIQENIELLAGEPLVEFIEKPKRLYFEDAAGNTASCISAIQADNSINLRGKGVITGIIDTGIDYAAPAFRNSDGSTRILSIWDQTAVSSVGRVPDYGFGTEYSEDDINNSLNLSGTAGSSDGTFSVTDVSGHGTAVARIAAGNDGVAPESSIIFVKMGLAREDSFPRTTQLMCAIDYIIRKAVSYLMPVAINISFGSNYGDHTGTSLIETYINSVSYAWKNSICIGTGNEADAATHTSGILKTRPENVDLAISAYERNLNMQIWKQYWDRISISILSPAGRLFDLPDVTDSVIRIHTDNTTLLIYNGLPSPFAIMQEIYFDFIPDSEYIGSGIWRFILTPQKIISGEYNIWLPASAALNNATGFLAPNSEKTFTIPSTASRAISVGAYNSSNNSYAAFSGRGYSLTGAGFALAKPDICAPGVSINAGGRTFTGTSFATPFVTGSAAIMMEWGIVRGNDPFLYGEKLKAYLINGAKPLPGYKEVPNASTGWGALCTRSSLPL; this is translated from the coding sequence ATGAATGACCAGAAAATAGAGAATCTTCTTAATGCAAGTCTTTCTGTGACATCCGACGAACGTGCCAAATCCGTCAATCTCGAAACCGGATATAATCCCTCAACAAGAATATGGGAAATAATAGTCATGTACAGCTCCACCAAAGAAGCATTCGCCGGAGTTCTTGCCGGGTATGACAATCTGTCCGTCATATGGCTTCTGGGAAGATTTGCAATTATTAATACCATTCAGGAAAATATTGAATTGCTTGCGGGAGAACCTCTTGTAGAATTTATAGAAAAACCAAAACGGCTGTATTTTGAAGATGCAGCCGGTAATACCGCATCATGCATATCCGCAATTCAGGCCGATAACAGCATCAATCTGCGGGGAAAAGGCGTAATAACAGGAATTATAGATACAGGCATTGACTACGCCGCTCCTGCATTCCGCAATTCCGACGGAAGCACCCGAATTCTGTCCATATGGGACCAGACAGCTGTATCTTCTGTTGGAAGAGTTCCCGATTACGGATTTGGCACGGAATATTCTGAAGATGACATAAATAATTCCCTTAATCTGTCCGGGACTGCAGGTTCTTCCGATGGTACCTTCAGCGTAACCGATGTATCAGGGCACGGCACGGCTGTTGCAAGAATTGCCGCAGGCAATGATGGTGTTGCGCCGGAAAGCAGCATCATATTCGTTAAGATGGGACTTGCGAGAGAAGATTCTTTTCCGCGGACTACACAGCTTATGTGTGCAATTGACTATATAATACGCAAAGCAGTCAGTTATCTTATGCCTGTTGCAATAAACATAAGTTTTGGCAGCAACTACGGAGACCACACAGGTACATCCCTGATAGAAACATATATCAATTCTGTATCATATGCCTGGAAAAACAGTATCTGTATAGGAACCGGCAACGAAGCCGATGCTGCAACACACACCTCGGGCATTCTTAAGACACGTCCGGAAAATGTAGACCTTGCAATATCCGCCTATGAACGTAACCTTAACATGCAGATATGGAAACAATACTGGGACCGTATCAGTATTTCAATACTGTCACCGGCAGGCAGACTATTCGACCTTCCTGATGTAACTGACAGCGTTATACGAATACATACCGACAACACAACACTGCTTATATACAATGGGCTTCCGTCTCCATTCGCAATTATGCAGGAGATATATTTTGATTTTATTCCCGACTCCGAATATATAGGCTCAGGAATATGGCGTTTTATCCTCACTCCACAGAAGATAATATCAGGTGAATATAATATCTGGCTCCCCGCATCCGCTGCGCTTAATAATGCGACAGGCTTTCTTGCGCCTAACAGCGAGAAAACATTTACAATACCGTCAACCGCATCCCGTGCCATATCAGTAGGTGCATATAACAGTTCCAATAACTCATACGCTGCATTCTCCGGCCGCGGTTATTCACTTACCGGGGCAGGATTTGCGCTGGCAAAGCCCGACATATGTGCCCCCGGAGTCTCAATCAATGCAGGCGGGCGCACATTCACAGGTACATCTTTCGCAACGCCTTTTGTAACCGGCAGCGCCGCAATTATGATGGAATGGGGAATAGTCAGAGGTAATGACCCATTCCTATACGGAGAAAAGCTTAAAGCATACCTGATAAACGGTGCAAAACCTCTCCCCGGCTACAAAGAAGTCCCCAATGCATCAACAGGCTGGGGCGCATTATGCACACGCTCCAGCCTGCCTTTATAA